One window from the genome of Vidua chalybeata isolate OUT-0048 chromosome 3, bVidCha1 merged haplotype, whole genome shotgun sequence encodes:
- the PKIB gene encoding cAMP-dependent protein kinase inhibitor beta has translation MTDVEPVVTDFASSGRSGRRNALPDILGSPAGAGTSDLPHKLAELSVSEDAGAEGGEVSSSKALLESQEAEGKCNDS, from the exons ATGACTGATGTGGAGCCTGTGGTCACAGATTTTGCCTCATCAGGACGGTCAGGCCGCCGAAATGCCTTACCAGATATCCTGGGCTcccctgctggtgctgggacTTCAGACCTGCCACACAAACTGGCTGAGCTCTCTGTTTCAGAAG ATGCAGGAGCAGAGGGCGGAGAAGTGTCATCATCCAAAGCCTTGCTGGAAAGTCAAGAGGCGGAAGGAAAATGCAATGATTCCTAA